From one Rhopalosiphum padi isolate XX-2018 chromosome 2, ASM2088224v1, whole genome shotgun sequence genomic stretch:
- the LOC132923146 gene encoding ATP-binding cassette sub-family G member 1-like, giving the protein MASATRMVLMHLPKNNPIDITFTDIQFTVDVGTLRKEKKQVLKGVSGRFNCGELTVIMGPSGAGKSTLLNILTGFERKGMNGEVRTSRVDDDDLLLNNDLRKKNNEGRTICRKESCYIMQDDQLCPLFTVLEIMMMAADLKLGYTLSYKSKLLVIEDILDSIGLSGSLHTRCGRLSGGQKKRLSIALELIDNPPIMFLDEPTTGLDSTSSHQCVSILKGLAKGGRTVVCTIHQPSASTYEMFDHVYIMAEGYCVYQGSSQNTIPYLQTIGLNCPQYHNPADFILEVVTGEYGNFTSQLKTAAIDKSWRTPPQITDSRSLLKRKSKNPGPTTLVLVNQPSEFNKLLVLIHRSLMQVYRDWTVTHVKVCMHFLVGILLGLLFENAGIDGGKTINNIGFCIVTLVYLSYTSIMPAILKFPSELHILRKELFNNWYKLSTYFVAFLVTNMPLQMMFCFIYTSISYYLSAQMMTWTRFLMFLFVCQLMTLISEGIGLILGTAMNPVNGVFIGSIITCLCILFAGFLVLFNHMPITLYYVSYISYMRYALEGLVVSIYGYGREPLICLNEEGYCHYRFPETTFKEIGMTDGKYWTDISVMVGFLIFIVIISFLTLRKSLKCR; this is encoded by the exons ATGGCGTCCGCTACCCGAATGGTACTTATGCACCTTCCCAAAAACAATCCAATCGACATCACATTTACGGACATCCAGTTCACTGTTGACGTCGGAACGCTGCGCAAag aaaaaaaacaagtacTTAAAGGCGTATCTGGACGTTTTAACTGTGGCGAATTAACTGTAATTATGGGACCATCTGGTGCTGGAAAATCAACCCTTCTAAATATACTTACTGGATTTGA ACGCAAAGGAATGAACGGTGAAGTCAGGACAAGCCGCGTTGATGACGATGACTtgctattaaataatgatttgagAAAAAAGAATAACGAGGGTCGTACTATATGCCGAAAAGAATCCTGTTACATAATGCAAGACGACCAATTGTGCCCACTTTTCACTGTATTAGAAATCATGATGATGGCAGCAGACTTGAAACTCGGATACACACTCTCCTACAAATCTAAACTTCTTGTA ATCGAGGACATTCTAGACAGCATCGGACTTTCCGGCAGCCTTCACACCAGGTGCGGTAGATTATCCGGCGGACAGAAGAAACGCTTATCCATCGCTCTTGAACTTATTGATAATCCACCCATCATGTTTCTCGATGAACCCACTAC tgGTTTGGATAGTACAAGTTCACATCAGTGCGTGTCGATCTTGAAAGGTTTGGCCAAAGGCGGCCGGACAGTGGTTTGCACGATACACCAACCCAGCGCCAGCACATACGAAATGTTCGATCACGTCTACATTATGGCCGAAGGGTACTGCGTATACCAAGGCTCTAGTCAGAACACCATACCTTATTTGCAAACAATCGGTCTTAACTGTCCGCAATATCACAACCCAGCTGATTTCA TTTTGGAAGTAGTGACGGGTGAATATGGAAATTTCACCTCTCAACTCAAAACGGCAGCTATTGATAAATCATGGCGGACACCACCTCAAATCACCGATTcac gttcgttattaaaaagaaaatctaaaaatccTGGTCCGACTACATTGGTCTTGGTCAACCAGCCTTccgaattcaataaattattagtattgatACACAGAAGTTTAATGCAGGTCTACAGAGATTGg acGGTTACTCATGTAAAAGTATGTATGCACTTCCTCGTTGGAATATTATTAGGACTTTTATTTGAAAACGCTGGCATTGACGGTGGCAAAACCATCAACAATATTGGATTCTGTATTGTGACACTCGTATACTTAAGCTACACATCCATTATGCCagctattttaaaat tccCATCAGAACTACACATTCTGAGAAAAGAATTATTTAACAACTGGTATAAACTATCAACCTATTTTGTAGCGTTTCTCGTCACAAATATGCCTTTACAG atgatgttttgttttatttacacatCAATTTCTTACTACTTGTCAGCACAAATGATGACGTGGACCagatttttgatgtttttatttgtttgtcagTTAATGACTCTAATATCTGAAGGTATTGGCCTTATTCTTGGGACTGCTATGAATCCAGTT AACGGAGTCTTTATTGGTTCAATCATCACTTGTCTATGTATTCTCTTCGCCGGTTTCTTAGTACTTTTCAACCACATGCCTATTACCCTGTATTATGTGTCTTACATCAGTTATATGAGGTATGCGCTAGAAGGGCTAGTCGTTTCTATTTACGGATATGGTCGTGAACCTctaatctgcttaaatgaagaAGGTTACTGTCATTACCGCTTCCCAGAAACAACATTCAAGGAAATTGGTATGACCGATGGAAAATATTGGACGGACATATCAGTGATGGTTggatttttgattttcattGTGATAATTAGTTTTCTGACTTTACGAAAAAGTTTGAAATGTCGTTAA
- the LOC132922484 gene encoding uncharacterized protein LOC132922484: MGEKLVYTNMANNNEDLSVNDPSTSICQEFKKINFLPSTVNFVDGYENPVAWQKRFKVCGDQSKDVLFDNLDMKAITQGQYGMQHDTYPEFIKWKLFGYNIVICYEYISEGKETKALNIISEIENILSSIGSNDPFLKSIRIALNHITFSMKGYLFQLCSIKNMVLEHFIMPNNMNNVNKAGLFGIQTLFFYEYGLPCAQIAKDCALKALSLNGTEAEWYFLMARVLTHWQRTCGNYFECSEQEIKASEMAVKLGNKDHHKLHLIHIYHRMSKNMNKNRNVKNQILEEALKLLIEVIDSTKDFLLLKNCLLSLSKIAQNKEYNNDITIILEQLIEALEHSDNGYVHGAIGNYYLFNKKDYLKANFHLKKAYDVKSFGCSIDYIYTFFKINAKTALVEQMLVDLLKTFTHPVHQEKLLSQIISYLILTKNDLISALKYIPTLLNIKNVTCVYSLMTHRTKFSNYNQEVNLLDVLSEKLSLALKNTTLSTDDQKKITEVMNILEPYKLYVSNLMKNKEHIFGDKFTNDSKVKTVQYGNETERKDSWTRNSHNNYKQTVNSVKNKEEGNWRTLKPDSTPKTTIFMRNNQTQIKKPWYGNQDNS; the protein is encoded by the exons ATGGGAGAAAAGCTCGTGTACACGAACATGGCGAACAACAACGAAGACCTCTCGGTTAACGATCCGTCGACATCCATCTGCCAAGAGTTcaaaaaaatcaactttttaCCGTCAACGGTCAACTTTGTGGACGGATACGAAAATCCAGTTGCCTGGCAGAAGAGGTTCAAGGTGTGCGGCGATCAGTCAAAGGACGTACTGTTCGACAACCTGGACATGAAGGCCATCACCCAGGGTCAGTACGGCATGCAGCACGACACGTACCCAGAGTTCATCAAATGGAAACT ATTTGGTTATAACATAGTTAtatgttatgaatatatttcTGAAGGAAAGGAAACTAaagctttaaatattattagtgaaaTTGAGAACATTTTATCGTCTATTGGAAGTAATGATccgtttttaaaatctattaggATAGCTCTCAATCACATTACGTTTTCAATGAAAGGTTATTTGTTTCAATTgtgttcaattaaaaatatg gtattgGAGCATTTTATCATgccaaataatatgaataatgtaaataaagctggattatttggtattcaaacattATTCTTTTACGAGTATGGATTACCTTGTGCACAAATAGCAAAAGATTGTGCACTTAAAGCATTATCACTAAATGGAACTGAAGCtgaatggtattttttaatggcTAGAGTATTAACACATTGGCAAAGAACATGTGgcaattattttgaatgttcTGAACAAGAAATTAAAGCGTCTGAAATGGCAGTAAAACTTGGTAACAAAGATCACCATAAATTGcatttaattcatatatatcataggATGagtaaaaacatgaataaaaatagaaatgtcAAAAATCAAATTCTAGAAGAAGCATTAAAATTACTAat tgaaGTAATAGACAGCACAAAAGATTTTCTTTtgctaaaaaattgtttacttagCTTATCAAAAATTGCTCAAAATAaagagtataataatgatattactataattttggaGCAACTTATTGAGGCATTAGAGCATAGTGATAATGGTTATGTTCATGGAGCAATTGGAAACtactatttgtttaataaaaag gaTTATTTAAAGGCCAACTTTCATCTTAAGAAAGCTTATGATGTAAAAAGCTTTGGTTGttctattgattatatttatacattctttaaaataaatgcgAAAACCGCACTAGTAGAACAAATGTTGGTGGACTTGTTAAAAACGTTTACTCATCCTGTGCATCAAGAAAAACTTTTAAGtcaaattatatcatatctTATTCTAACCAAGAATGATCTCATAAGTGCACTCAAATATATTCCAACGTTattgaacattaaaaatgtGACTTGTGTTTACAGTCTcatg acaCATAGAACCAAATTTAGTAACTATAACCAAGAAGTTAATTTGTTAGATGTTTTGTCCGAAAAACTTTCTTtagctttaaaaaatacaacattgtCAACAgatgatcaaaaaaaaattactgaagTTATGAATATTCTAGagccatataaattatatgtatcgaatttgatgaaaaataaagaaCACATTTTTGGGGACAAATTTACAAATGATTCTAAAGTTAAAACTGTACAATATGGTAATGAAACTGAACGTAAAGACTCATGGACTCGTAACAGtcataacaattataaacaaaCTGTGAACTCTGTGAAGAATAAGGAGGAAGGTAATTGGAGGACTTTAAAACCAGATTCTACTCCAAAAACTACAATTTTCATGCGTAATAATCaaactcaaataaaaaaaccatggTATGGAAATCAAGataattcataa